A DNA window from Aquarana catesbeiana isolate 2022-GZ linkage group LG01, ASM4218655v1, whole genome shotgun sequence contains the following coding sequences:
- the CCDC142 gene encoding LOW QUALITY PROTEIN: coiled-coil domain-containing protein 142 (The sequence of the model RefSeq protein was modified relative to this genomic sequence to represent the inferred CDS: inserted 1 base in 1 codon; deleted 4 bases in 4 codons), with the protein MSHPSDIRCKRTAFNGSAGSPPCSPVLLQRAESQYDVIDAALPHPSGGAQALLDGMYTELSRRHGGAQQLVLLTRQRHLLTLTRQFVVHQMSLMNYMNSMCELIEQSPPIPSRLSAMCLRLRDVTSQCALLHRRLRSDPCLYPIPSPSMQDAIRNIPGVLLLMAVKATLLTEQFILRVLCRVAQVPAEVTPDLCRSLTLYNQVVDDLSKRGRPLAELQPFCLSRTLEILAEERGGVLAGEMCRMWSQCGLEDMLMREMETYMKQATNPRPSSSQQKSQVVPGQRSPSNLRVLVQEDRSQVTLVLQKSQEVPGQRSLSNLGVVVQEDRREMKSYVNQATDPALRTSSSLQKNQVVSGQRSSSNLGVLIQGDRSQVTPVLQILVGLDQKMWNQVPSSSESAIYSQYCARLWPALHSHVFHALCLGMRGPSALPALPSLPEGVCASAVHVLRETFNSEDLPESCVSLGRSLSQNLLGVRSLIAWDSTLCRTLSSALTDKCAASMLGRGRSSLWESQQNLWDSGDFVPTPIGFTGYTELQPPITFSGTLELSEPLLSPPSSDLCAVICQQGVLTRCTVTLHLCNMWLRSRTQIFVSSGSLSQLVLITHGDLPVIKAECRSLVAVAENADWFPSTQSSCLKIKRSRDVLEGLVVSLPHVLGSVCSRRAQDLFQHMMPAGRHWRGKLVTGPDLAASEYAQAAVSAVVVPVLDGXISLCLEEQVSAVCVAVRVFMEAWMDISCGRRCDLGFSISLQGALQLRRDFESVRDILRSQESRLSSEVVQAALALPVFAQADNAIVCLLQQPSRKAYLQSGSCVLFPCCPPLCRVAVDSMSDSLQSLDSLERRVWDGDTSRRVPRHSHDSYLPHNQRQWLSLRVHKAWNGLSLPWEGREVSEG; encoded by the exons ATGTCACACCCCAGTGACATCAGATGTAAGAGGACAGCATTTAATG GGTCCGCCGGATCTCCTCCGTGTTCTCCAGTTTTGTTGCAGAGGGCGGAGTCTCAGTATGATGTCATCGATGCAGCCCTTCCCCATCCATCAGGGGGCGCTCAGGCTCTCCTCGATGGGATGTACACGGAGTTATCACGCAGACACGGTGGCGCTCAGCAGCTGGTTCTCCTCACCCGCCAGCGCCATCTTCTGACCTTGACCCGTCAGTTTGTTGTCCATCAGATGAGCCTCATGAATTACATGAATAGCATGTGTGAGCTGATAGAGCAAAGTCCCCCGATACCCTCCCGCCTGTCCGCCATGTGTCTGAGGCTGCGGGACGTCACCTCTCAATGTGCGTTACTGCACAGAAGACTTCGGAGTGACCCCTGCCTgtaccccatcccatccccctccATGCAGGACGCCATCAGGAACATC CCCGGTGTCCTGCTCCTCATGGCGGTTAAAGCCACCCTCCTTACAGAGCAGTTTATACTCCGCGTACTGTGCAGGGTGGCACAAGTCCCAGCCGAGGTGACCCCAGACCTGTGTCGGTCTCTTACATTGTACAACCAGGTGGTGGACGACTTATCCAAGCGAGGAAGACCTTTGGCAGAACTGCAGCCATTTTGTCTGAGCCGGACATTGGAGATATTGGCAGAAGAGAGAGGCGGAGTCCTGGCGGGAGAGATGTGCCGGATGTGGTCTCAGTGTGGTCTGGAAGACATGTTGATGAGAGAGATGGAGACCTACATGAAGCAAGCTACTAATCCTAGGCCATCCAGTAGTCAGCAGAAGAGTCAGGTGGTCCCAGGTCAGAGGTCACCTAGCAATCTGCGGGTCCTTGTCCAAGAGGACAGGAGTCAGGTGACCCTGGTTCTACAGAAAAGTCAGGAGGTCCCAGGTCAGAGGTCACTCAGCAATCTGGGGGTTGTTGTCCAGGAGGACAGGAGAGAGATGAAGTCCTACGTGAACCAAGCTACAGATCCTGCACTTAGGACATCCAGTAGTCTGCAGAAGAATCAGGTGGTCTCAGGTCAGAGGTCATCCAGCAATCTGGGGGTCCTCATCCAGGGGGACAGGAGTCAGGTGACCCCAGTTCTACAGATCCTGGTGGGCTTGGATCAGAAGATGTGGAATCAAGTCCCCAGTAGCTCAGAATCTGCTATATACAGTCAGTACTGTGCCCGTCTGTGGCCAGCCCTCCATTCCCATGTCTTCCATGCCCTCTGTCTGGGGATGAGGGGACCAAGTGCACTGCCAGCTCTGCCGTCACTTCCAGAGGGTGTGTGCGCGTCCGCTGTCCATGTACTGCGGGAAACCTTCAATTCAG AAGATCTCCCGGAGTCATGTGTCTCTTTGGGTCGCAGCCTCTCTCAAAACCTTCTCGGTGTCCGAAGCCTCATCGCCTGGGACAGCA CATTGTGCCGGACGCTAAGCTCCGCCCTAACAGATAAGTGCGCAGCCTCCATGTTGGGTAGAGGGAGATCCAGTCTCTGGGAATCACAGCAGAACCTCTGGGATTCTGGTGACTTTGTGCCAACACCTATCGGCTTTACTGGTTACACCGAGCTCCAACCACCCATCACCTTCTCGGGAACCCTGGAA CTGAGTgaacccctcctctctcctccatcGTCAGATCTGTGTGCCGTCATTTGCCAGCAGGGGGTGCTGACCCGCTGCACCGTCACCCTCCACCTGTGCAACATGTGGTTACGAAGCCGCACC CAGATCTTCGTGTCTTCCGGGTCACTCAGTCAGCTGGTGCTGATCACACACGGGGATCTACC GGTGATAAAGGCGGAGTGTCGCTCTCTGGTGGCGGTGGCAGAGAATGCAGATTGGTTTCCTTCCACCCAAAGCTCATGTTTGAAGATAAAGAGGAGCCGGGATGTCCTGGAG GGCCTGGTGGTCTCTCTGCCGCATGTTCTGGGCTCGGTGTGT TCCCGGAGGGCCCAGGACCTCTTCCAGCACATGATGCCAGCGGGGCGGCACTGGAGAGGGAAGCTGGTGACAG GCCCCGATCTGGCAGCCAGTGAGTACGCCCAGGCTGCGGTCAGCGCGGTGGTGGTCCCGGTCCTGGATG TGAtttcgctgtgtttggaggaacaGGTGTCGGCAGTGTGTGTGGCGGTCCGTGTGTTTATGGAAGCCTGGATGGACATATCCTGCGGGAGAA GATGTGATCTTGGTTTTTCTATCAGTTTGCAGGGGGCTCTCCAGCTCAGACGTGACTTTGAGAGTGTGCGGGATATATTGCGTTCTCAGGAGTCCAGGTTGTCTTCAGAAGTGGTCCAGGCGGCTCTGGCTCTCCCGGTTTTTGCTCAGGCTGACAACGCCATCGTGTGTCTCTTGCAGCAGCCGTCTCGCAAGGCGTACCTTCAGTCTGGAAGCTGTGTGCTCTTCCCATGCT GTCCTCCTCTGTGCCGGGTGGCCGTGGATAGCATGTCAGACAGTCTGCAGAGTTTGGACAGCCTGGAGAGGAGAGTGTGGGACGGGGACACCTCCAGACGTGTACCGCGACACAGCCACGATTCTTACCTGCCGCACAATCAGCGCCAGTGGCTTTCACTTCGTGTCCACAAGGCCTGGAATGGACTGAGCCTGCCCTGGGAGGGGCGAGAAGTGTCTGAAGGATGA